The genomic interval CGCTCCAACAGTGGCCAGCCACTGCAGCTGCTTGGCGTCTTCAGCcggggaaatgtgcctgtaggaggcggctgggcgactcgagagctctgacaagagctgccGCAGCCTCTTCTTCCCTGGCCACATCGATCTTCggcgagtgtccacctgcctttGTGAGCTTTTATCCGGGGGTTCTTATAACTAGACTaatccagtatgtagtcacccaggagAACTAACCTGACCAgacaaaacatgcactttcaatccAGCCATTTGCATACCCactgccttgccagcctcccagaaggttcctttggtcgacagcccagaccacctgatctgggatgcccaatcaacttaaaaggaaagttgCGGGAACCTTTTGGCACAGTATCGGTCCTgctccaggttatagataggGCAGGTTGATTGGTAGTTTgtcttctagtatgttcctatggtgTGGAGGGGAGTTAATTCACCACAGcatcccatccctccatcccatcctctgcatcactcacaaaggcaaacagcattggctccagtagtgacctctgaagaacatcactggtagccattagtccgttggactttgcaccactgttctccatCTTTtgagccaggcagcctccagctaATCTCCTGTATACTCCAGTGCTTACTGCTGCATTgcacatctgcccactttggcgacaaaggtgctagggaagatcatgtcaaaggccttcctccattcaagctatacacaagctatgcacagcactccccttgtccacacagccagtcatcccatcacaggcGGCAATCTTGGGGGGTCAGGCACAAGTTGCCCTCAGTGACTTtatgctggctgatcccaatcccttcctggggctggaaatcactcccaggaagatttgcttcccaggggcggagGTGACAAGGAGCAGTCCATCTtttcccagaggctctttcttgtccttctggaaggtggatgtcatgtttggggggaaggtggggagggctgggactggagagcagccccATGGCCCCGCTGTGCAGGCACCGGCCAGGGCAgggtgtgttcagggctggggacacgtccccccagcacagtccccaccacagccctcggtgccccgtccccccacagccatcctgctctggcaccctcccccagcacccagaccctgcccagccccggccgtgTCCCACCCGGaggtcagcgcacagccatggcccagggtctgccggggtcggggctgggagagaggccgggcagggccggccgttcccctccatacaggcactgaacccagcaggacagagcagcaaaACGCACCCCAAAACCTGGGGTGAGCAGCCAGGGTAGGGGGGATGTGTGTCTTCCgtcccaccagcctcccagctggaactggccccagtggcaccaggaggcaggccacagggacactctgggtccctccttctggtgtccaggacatcccctacccccagcctgcctgcagccccccgggccagcccctctctccacgacacaccaagaccccctgccctggggctcctccggccgctcctgctgccccaggggcacagcaccctgcccttcctggacacacagagaaacacgttgcTCTTCCTCCTGTAtgcctccttgccagtgcacaattgctcctttcctcttctccagggacctccctgctccccgcagagcctttccccacgtccgtgtgtccaggctggcctgcccggcccttcctggacTCTTCCCTGTGTTCCCCGCAGGGCCTCGGGCTGGTGGTGCTATTTGGCAGAAcaagtgggctgtggggccacggaGCCATGGGATGACTCCACACTGGCTGGGGTGGtcacggtgggaagcagacccagacGGACGgccatcattgcacctgacaacccccccctccccccgccaacACTGaggggtctgtggccatggacaacactctgagcaatcacagggcatttccaatggctcaggctgtgttcagctgCGTTCCAAGATCCAGCCCAtgctttttcattgaaggtgacatgaaggactctccaggACCACCCTTCCTGTGcctgctgggtccccactgcctcttgtgAGATAGTAGAGCTCTAACTCCCCTATATATTCATTGGGTTTGCCCTTTAAGTGTGGATGACTCCAGCTGACTTTGTGAaactccattcactgcccacctcaaggcacagagtgcccttggagatgccctgtgctctcctggaggctccatgctgcctttgagaaggtcaggcatccgtctccagccctgtcggatgggagataccacttgaccacctccaggagccctggacACCCACAAAtgacagctgaatcccaccctctTTCCCTAACACATCACCTCTGAGCTCATTGCCTTGAGCCCATAGAAAGCCCTTGGAAAAGCAACAGGGTCTTTCAGGGTGGAAGTCCTCAAGCACATTTTTGACTCCAGTTTTGGAAGATCAGCCCAACTTTCAAGCATTGCacacaggaaatcctcttttattagacCTAAGCCAGCTCTGATACAGTGAAAGATGTTCACAGCAGGCGTCTCAGTCAAAAAGACAGGGTtcatgctgctggagaagtgCAATGAATTCAAACCCTTGTGTACAAACATGATGATCACAGAGAGAATGTGCAAAGCATAAGAGTTTTGTGAGATGAATCGAAAACTGCTTGTGAGGAGAAATGGGCAGCTTAGTGCGgctgaactggaagcagctgaatCAATTTGTTTAGTGCatctttgagctccttgttcctcatgctgtaggggagggggttcactgctggaggcaccaccgagtacagaacagccaccaccacatccagagctggggaggagatggagaggggcttcaggtaggcaaaaaatgaggtgctaacaaagagggagaccacagccaggtgcgggaggcacatggagaaggctttgtgccttccctgctcagagggcatcctcagcacagctctgaagatctgcacataggacagcacaatgaaaatgaaacacccaaataTTAAACAGGCATTAAACGCAagaagccccacttccctgaggtaggagtgtgagcaggagagctggaggagttggggaatctcacagaagaactggtccaggacattgccttggcagagaggaatggaaaatgtgttggcagtgtgtaggagagcatggagaaaaccacTGACCCAGGCAGCTACTGCCAttctgacacaagctctggtgcccaggagggtcccgtagtgcaggggtctgcagatggcaacgtagcggtcataggccatgacagtgaggagagaatactcagctGACATGAATaaggcaaacaaaaatatctgggCAGCACAtgctgagtaggaaatggtcctggtgtccctcagggagttggccatggatttggggacagtggtggagatggaggccaggtcgaggagggcgaggtggaggaggaagaagtacatgggggtgtggaggcggtggtggcaggctacggcggtgatgatgagtccgttggccaggagggcagccaggtaggtgcccaggaagagcgagaagtccaagagctgcagctcccatgtgtctgcaaaggccaggaggaggaactcattgaaggAGCTGTCGTTGGACACTTTGCTCTCTCTGGACATGGGGGACTGTCCTAGGAAAAAGACAGTGATAACTTAGGACACACTTCTCTGAGCAAAGCTTTCCCATaacctcccccaaacacacacacattgccTCCTCCCATCCCAGCAGCACCGTCACTGAGCTCCGTGGCCTGAGCTCTGCTTTGTGATGGCTGAGTGTGCCAcgaggagcaggggcctctgcccgagggctccagagcagccagccctgaccTACAGTACTGCGTAGATGGGAGACATGGGGACTAAACTTTTATATTCCCACTTCTTGTCAGGTATAATCCAGTCATAGTGTTGAAGGGATTCTCAACATCTTCATGgctagtatggaaaaaaaaaaggattcattaaGAGTTTTAAGGTTTTCCTCCACATTCTTGCTGCAGAGTGACCAGCTGTGATATCTGAGAGGCCAAAGGATTCACTCGGGCTTtagtgcagggagaggagagctggcctggccctctgccttgttcccagctgccctgggctcaCCCCTCGGAGGTGGAGGACAGTTGCACTCGTGTTAtcctaaaaagaaatgacagcgcagagagcagaggaatcccctcccAAAGTGCACACCAGCGCTCTTTCTGAGGGTAAGCGAGGCAGGTCTCTGCCCTGCCCTTCCAGCCAGGAACACATCGGGCTCCTTCCTGCTGCCCACATCCAGATGCCCAGCAGCACCTCCATGGCCCCAGTATCTAGGCAGCTTCTCCATGGGGCACCTGGCTGTAAtgggagagctgtgcccttctggagggcagcttgcagcccagccacacaccccagggaagcagctggatgtcctgagGATGGGGGGTGCtgagctctgtagagggaagggaccagctCACGGTGACAACCAGCTGCCActcttgcaggagaggggtgtgagatcacagcctgactgtggccagcggagctgagctctcctactGGACACAGAGATCCTGAGACCAACGAGACCCTGTCCTCACGCCCATTTACCGTGTGTGCTCTCTCtccaggcactgtggtgggagggggaggtcactagctctgaggtgcacatgctgcagcaggttacgtccaccccttatgtggaagggcaggtcaacgtttagacacctgttttctctggaaaataaccttcagcagaggagtccgattatttatttagcttttaggtgcctccctctcaccgtggcggcattctttgacagagcagaaaccTTTGGcgtttcagttgctctcagcatgagcacttGGGCATCccgaggggaaaaaagggctcgctgtgactttgtacagagtcacaggatctggtctgccaaggagtcctgcccctcactgccctgcacttgcacctctctccgctgaaggacactcaccctcacaagtgcctctcagagagaaactggacggagcggagagtggaggacttcaggcggtaagggaagatttccaaagtcttcttTGGAAAGCCCAGGTATGGAGATGGTGATGAAGAGCGGGACAagggcagctcatttcccagccccacagggtgcaTTTTCTGTAGCCTCACAGCTCCGAAGGGAGCTGGGGAAAAACTCACTCCCTTtaacacccctctgttgcacaacttgcagtgtcagtgtctgaactgcagctgaaactccccccaaccccagggagcctgagagaggaacaggagcagcatgggcaggaggggaaacaaggggcagcaccatgatcctgctgcccagggaggcaaggagagagacggacgggcactcacaaaagccttcaccttgcccacctggccatgctgcctcacagacagcgaCATTGCGGAGCAGTCACTCCCAGCCCCTTTGCTGGGGAGCACGAAATgaacccgtggcaggagagatgtccctctcctctgctggaggtctggctgcagaagaggcagctcatgccctggactccatggctgtcagggctgaggctctgctgggtggcagactCTGAGctggcttgctcagaggaaggtgtttgtattggagggcctgaccatgacttgcaaaaatccatcctcccatgatgattctgctagatGTTCCTCCTcagtccctgcccatctc from Struthio camelus isolate bStrCam1 chromosome 29, bStrCam1.hap1, whole genome shotgun sequence carries:
- the LOC138062731 gene encoding olfactory receptor 14A16-like gives rise to the protein MPPRHEDVENPFNTMTGLYLTRRQSPMSRESKVSNDSSFNEFLLLAFADTWELQLLDFSLFLAEYSLLTVMAYDRYVAICRPLHYGTLLGTRACVRMAVAAWVSGFLHALLHTANTFSIPLCQGNVLDQFFCEIPQLLQLSCSHSYLREVGLLAFNACLIFGCFIFIVLSYVQIFRAVLRMPSEQGRHKAFSMCLPHLAVVSLFVSTSFFAYLKPLSISSPALDVVVAVLYSVVPPAVNPLPYSMRNKELKDALNKLIQLLPVQPH